A single region of the Demequina sp. genome encodes:
- the rplN gene encoding 50S ribosomal protein L14, whose translation MIQQESRLRVADNTGAKEILCIRVLGGSHRRYAGIGDTIVATVKDAIPGGNVKKGDVVKAVVVRTTKERRRPDGSYIRFDENAAVILKNTDGDPRGTRIFGPVGRELRDKKFMKIISLAPEVI comes from the coding sequence ATGATTCAGCAGGAGTCGCGACTTCGCGTCGCCGACAACACGGGTGCCAAGGAGATCCTCTGCATCCGTGTGCTCGGCGGCTCGCACCGTCGCTACGCCGGCATCGGCGACACGATCGTTGCCACCGTCAAGGATGCAATCCCTGGCGGCAACGTCAAGAAGGGCGACGTGGTCAAGGCCGTCGTCGTGCGCACCACCAAGGAGCGCCGCCGTCCCGACGGTTCCTACATCCGCTTCGACGAGAACGCAGCGGTGATCCTCAAGAACACTGATGGTGACCCTCGTGGCACCCGCATCTTCGGCCCGGTTGGCCGCGAGCTGCGCGACAAGAAGTTCATGAAGATCATTTCGCTCGCGCCGGAGGTGATCTAG
- the rplX gene encoding 50S ribosomal protein L24: MAKIKKGDLVVVIAGKDRGQQGRVLEVLKDSDRVIVEGVQRVTKHIKPGTRRDQQSGGIVHIEAPIHVSNVMLVDPSTKKGTRVGYRIEQVERDGRTRTQRVRVAKRSGKDV; encoded by the coding sequence ATGGCGAAGATCAAGAAGGGCGACCTCGTTGTCGTCATCGCGGGCAAGGACCGCGGTCAGCAGGGTCGCGTGCTCGAGGTCCTCAAGGACTCCGACCGCGTGATCGTCGAGGGTGTTCAGCGCGTCACCAAGCACATCAAGCCGGGTACGCGCCGTGACCAGCAGTCGGGCGGCATCGTCCACATCGAGGCTCCGATTCACGTCTCGAACGTCATGCTGGTTGACCCGTCGACCAAGAAGGGCACCCGCGTCGGGTACCGCATCGAGCAGGTCGAGCGTGACGGCCGCACGCGCACTCAGCGCGTCCGCGTCGCCAAGCGCTCGGGTAAGGACGTCTGA
- the rplE gene encoding 50S ribosomal protein L5: MATATTTQPRLKAKYREEIAPALISEFGHSNVNQVAGLTKIVVNMGVGEAARDSKLIEGAIADLTAITGQKPQVTKARKSIAQFKLREGQPIGAHVTLRGDRMWEFLDRLLSIALPRIRDFRGLNPNQFDGNGNYTFGLNEQSMFHEINQDKIDRVRGMDITIVTTATTDDEGRSLLTQLGFPFKEK; the protein is encoded by the coding sequence ATGGCTACCGCGACTACCACCCAGCCGCGCCTCAAGGCCAAGTACCGCGAGGAGATCGCTCCCGCGCTCATCTCCGAGTTCGGTCACTCCAACGTGAACCAGGTCGCCGGTCTGACCAAGATCGTCGTCAACATGGGTGTCGGCGAGGCCGCGCGTGACTCGAAGCTCATCGAGGGCGCCATCGCCGACCTCACCGCGATCACCGGCCAGAAGCCGCAGGTCACGAAGGCCCGCAAGTCCATCGCGCAGTTCAAGCTGCGTGAGGGTCAGCCCATCGGCGCCCACGTGACGCTGCGCGGCGACCGCATGTGGGAGTTCCTCGACCGACTGCTGTCGATCGCGCTTCCCCGCATCCGTGACTTCCGTGGCCTGAACCCCAACCAGTTCGACGGCAACGGCAACTACACGTTCGGTCTCAACGAGCAGTCGATGTTCCACGAGATCAACCAGGACAAGATCGACCGCGTGCGCGGCATGGACATCACCATCGTCACGACCGCGACCACGGACGACGAGGGTCGCTCGCTGCTCACGCAGCTCGGCTTCCCGTTCAAGGAGAAGTGA
- a CDS encoding type Z 30S ribosomal protein S14, translated as MAKTALKNKAAKKPKFPVRGYTRCQKCGRPHSVYRKFGLCRVCFREMAHAGELPGITKSSW; from the coding sequence ATGGCAAAGACTGCCCTCAAGAACAAGGCGGCCAAGAAGCCCAAGTTCCCCGTTCGCGGATACACCCGGTGCCAGAAGTGCGGTCGCCCGCACTCGGTGTACCGCAAGTTCGGCCTTTGCCGCGTGTGCTTCCGCGAGATGGCGCACGCCGGCGAGCTGCCCGGAATCACCAAGAGCAGCTGGTAA
- the rpsH gene encoding 30S ribosomal protein S8 — MTMTDPIADMLTRLRNANSAYHDTVSMPHSKLKANIAKILEAEGYIAGSSVADAEVGKTLTLTLKYGPNRERSLAGVRRVSKPGLRVYAKSTNLPKVLGGLGVAILSTSSGLLTDREAEKKGVGGEVVAFVW; from the coding sequence ATGACAATGACTGACCCGATCGCAGACATGCTCACGCGTCTGCGCAACGCAAATTCGGCGTACCACGACACCGTGTCGATGCCTCACTCGAAGCTCAAGGCGAACATCGCCAAGATACTCGAGGCCGAGGGCTACATCGCCGGCTCGTCTGTGGCCGACGCCGAGGTGGGCAAGACGCTCACCCTCACCCTCAAGTACGGCCCCAACCGCGAGCGCTCGCTCGCCGGTGTGCGCCGCGTCTCCAAGCCCGGCCTTCGCGTGTACGCGAAGTCGACGAACCTTCCCAAGGTTCTCGGCGGTCTCGGTGTTGCCATCCTGTCCACCTCCTCCGGTCTGCTCACGGACCGCGAGGCCGAGAAGAAGGGCGTCGGCGGCGAGGTCGTCGCGTTCGTCTGGTAA
- the rplF gene encoding 50S ribosomal protein L6 — translation MSRIGKIPVAVPASVDVTIDGSELTVKGPKGTLTHTVAAPITVEKSEQGLEVKRPNDERLAKSLHGLTRTLVANMVTGVTDGYEKKLEIVGTGYRVALKGSDLEFALGFSHPVVVTPPAGITFAVESPTKFSVAGISKQQVGEVAANIRKIRKPEPYKGKGVRYAGEQVRRKAGKTGK, via the coding sequence ATGTCGCGCATTGGAAAGATCCCCGTAGCGGTCCCCGCAAGCGTGGATGTCACGATTGACGGCTCCGAGTTGACGGTCAAGGGCCCCAAGGGCACCCTGACGCACACGGTCGCCGCCCCGATCACGGTCGAGAAGTCCGAGCAGGGCCTCGAGGTGAAGCGTCCTAACGACGAGCGCCTCGCGAAGTCGCTGCACGGCCTCACTCGCACCCTGGTCGCCAACATGGTCACGGGCGTGACCGACGGCTACGAGAAGAAGCTCGAGATCGTCGGCACCGGTTACCGCGTGGCGCTCAAGGGCTCGGACCTCGAGTTCGCCCTTGGCTTCTCGCACCCCGTGGTCGTCACGCCGCCCGCGGGCATCACCTTCGCTGTGGAGAGCCCCACCAAGTTCTCGGTGGCAGGCATCAGCAAGCAGCAGGTGGGCGAGGTTGCGGCCAACATTCGCAAGATTCGCAAGCCTGAGCCGTACAAGGGCAAGGGTGTCCGCTACGCGGGCGAGCAGGTTCGCCGCAAGGCCGGAAAGACGGGTAAGTAG
- the rplR gene encoding 50S ribosomal protein L18, with the protein MSITVKGKGKAIQRQRRHFRLRKKISGTPARPRLVVTRSSRHMFVQVVDDTLGKTLASASTLEADVRSLKGDKTAKASKVGQLVAERAKAAGIEAVVFDRGGNKYHGRVAAVADGAREGGLSL; encoded by the coding sequence ATGAGCATCACAGTCAAGGGCAAGGGCAAGGCGATTCAGCGTCAGCGTCGCCACTTCCGCCTGCGCAAGAAGATCTCCGGCACGCCGGCTCGTCCCCGTCTCGTCGTGACCCGCTCGTCGCGTCACATGTTCGTGCAGGTCGTCGACGACACGCTGGGCAAGACCCTCGCGTCGGCCTCGACGCTCGAGGCGGACGTGCGTTCGCTCAAGGGCGACAAGACGGCCAAGGCGAGCAAGGTCGGCCAGCTGGTCGCCGAGCGCGCGAAGGCCGCCGGCATCGAGGCCGTCGTGTTCGACCGCGGTGGCAACAAGTACCACGGCCGCGTTGCGGCTGTGGCCGACGGCGCCCGAGAGGGCGGTCTGTCCCTGTAG
- the rpsE gene encoding 30S ribosomal protein S5, which translates to MADNNTGRRDNNRRGQEPENKFVERVVTINRVSKVVKGGRRFSFTALVVVGDGEGNVGIGYGKAKEVPAAISKGVEEAKRSFFRVPRIQGTIPHAVQGEAAAGVVFLRPASPGTGVIAGGPVRAVLECAGIHDVLSKSLGSSNAINIVHATVDALKRLERPEAVAARRGKSVEEVAPAAMLRAQAAGVK; encoded by the coding sequence ATGGCTGACAACAACACCGGTCGCCGCGACAACAATCGTCGCGGCCAGGAGCCGGAGAACAAGTTCGTCGAGCGCGTCGTCACCATCAACCGCGTCTCCAAGGTCGTGAAGGGCGGTCGCCGCTTCAGCTTCACCGCCCTTGTGGTCGTTGGCGATGGCGAGGGCAACGTCGGCATCGGCTACGGCAAGGCGAAGGAGGTGCCTGCCGCCATCTCGAAGGGTGTCGAGGAGGCCAAGCGCTCCTTCTTCCGCGTGCCGCGCATCCAGGGCACCATCCCGCACGCCGTGCAGGGTGAGGCCGCGGCCGGTGTCGTGTTCCTGCGCCCCGCGTCCCCCGGTACCGGTGTTATCGCCGGTGGCCCGGTGCGCGCGGTGCTCGAGTGCGCTGGCATTCACGACGTGCTGAGCAAGTCGCTCGGCTCGTCGAACGCCATCAACATCGTTCACGCGACGGTCGACGCGCTCAAGCGCCTCGAGCGTCCCGAGGCCGTGGCCGCGCGCCGCGGCAAGAGCGTCGAAGAGGTCGCCCCCGCGGCGATGCTGCGCGCTCAGGCTGCAGGGGTGAAGTAA
- the rpmD gene encoding 50S ribosomal protein L30, producing the protein MARLKITQKRSIIGVKPQHRETVRSLGLKRIGDIVVKEDRPEIRGMVKAVNHLVAVEEVD; encoded by the coding sequence ATGGCTCGCCTGAAGATCACCCAGAAGCGTTCAATCATCGGCGTGAAGCCCCAGCACCGTGAGACCGTGCGTTCGCTCGGCCTCAAGCGCATTGGGGACATTGTCGTGAAGGAGGACCGTCCCGAGATTCGCGGGATGGTCAAGGCGGTCAACCACCTGGTTGCCGTGGAGGAGGTTGACTGA
- the rplO gene encoding 50S ribosomal protein L15 produces the protein MAEEKTPATKKAPAKKADAAKADAVKAEKPAAKKAPAKAAADKAPAKAAAPKAAAEKVAAPKAAAAKKPAAKAEPKAEPKAAAKAPAASAAAKKPAAAKKPAAKPAEGEDKASTLKLHHLRPAAGAHTKKTRVGRGEASKGKTAGRGTKGTGARYQVPAHFEGGQTPIHMRIPKLRGFKSPFKVDYQVVNVGQLSELFPKGGKVTKADLVEKGAVRKNQPVKVLGDGDISVKVTIVDADRVSQSAKTKIEAAGGAVNEG, from the coding sequence ATGGCTGAGGAGAAGACCCCCGCCACCAAGAAGGCGCCGGCCAAGAAGGCCGACGCTGCCAAGGCTGACGCTGTGAAGGCTGAGAAGCCCGCTGCCAAGAAGGCGCCGGCCAAGGCTGCCGCTGACAAGGCTCCGGCGAAGGCTGCCGCCCCCAAGGCCGCTGCTGAGAAGGTCGCTGCCCCCAAGGCTGCCGCTGCCAAGAAGCCCGCTGCTAAGGCTGAGCCCAAGGCCGAGCCGAAGGCTGCTGCCAAGGCGCCTGCAGCGTCGGCCGCTGCCAAGAAGCCGGCTGCTGCGAAGAAGCCTGCTGCCAAGCCCGCGGAGGGCGAGGACAAGGCTTCGACGCTCAAGCTGCACCACCTGCGTCCCGCCGCTGGCGCGCACACCAAGAAGACCCGCGTGGGTCGTGGTGAGGCGTCCAAGGGCAAGACGGCCGGTCGTGGCACCAAGGGCACGGGTGCCCGCTACCAGGTGCCCGCGCACTTCGAGGGTGGGCAGACGCCCATTCACATGCGCATCCCCAAGCTGCGTGGCTTCAAGAGCCCGTTCAAGGTCGACTACCAGGTCGTCAACGTGGGTCAGCTCTCCGAGCTGTTCCCCAAGGGCGGCAAGGTGACGAAGGCCGACCTCGTCGAGAAGGGCGCCGTGCGCAAGAACCAGCCCGTCAAGGTGCTGGGCGACGGCGATATCTCGGTCAAGGTGACCATCGTCGACGCTGACCGCGTTTCGCAGTCCGCGAAGACCAAGATCGAGGCCGCGGGCGGCGCGGTCAACGAGGGCTAG
- the secY gene encoding preprotein translocase subunit SecY produces MFSGFISAFRTPDLRKKLLLTLGIIAIYRLGVAIPTPGVSYSNVQYCASTSAGNSALDILNLFAGGALLHLSIFALGIMPYITASIIVQLLRVLIPRFETLYREGQEGQAKLTQYTRYITVGFAALQSAAYVTMARNGVFFPGCAQPIIPDESWQTITVMVLTMTAGTVFVMWLGERITERGVGNGMSLLIFTSIAAAFPQNISAIWHSSNGPMNTLLLALLLFVVISVVVFVEQSQRRIPVQYAKRVVGRRTLGGSSTYIPLKINMAGVIPVIFASSLLTLPQVISQFSGQDPADWVVWMNNNIADPKSPWHMLLYILLIIFFAYFYTAITFNPDQVADDMKKYGGFIPGIRPGKPTADFLEYVLSRITAAGSLYLAIVALAPMLAFVMMGVSTNIPFGGTSILILVGVGLDTVKRIQSQLEQRHYEGFLK; encoded by the coding sequence ATGTTCAGCGGTTTCATCAGTGCGTTCCGCACGCCGGACCTGCGCAAGAAGCTGCTGCTCACCCTTGGCATCATCGCGATCTACCGCCTCGGCGTCGCGATCCCCACGCCGGGCGTCAGCTACTCGAACGTCCAGTACTGCGCCAGCACCTCCGCTGGAAACTCCGCGCTCGACATCCTCAACCTCTTCGCCGGCGGGGCGCTGTTGCACCTGTCGATCTTCGCGCTCGGCATCATGCCGTACATCACCGCGTCGATCATCGTGCAGCTGCTGCGCGTGCTCATTCCGCGCTTCGAGACGCTGTACCGCGAGGGCCAGGAGGGTCAGGCGAAGCTGACCCAGTACACCCGCTACATCACGGTTGGCTTCGCGGCCCTGCAGTCCGCGGCCTACGTGACGATGGCGCGTAACGGCGTATTCTTCCCCGGCTGCGCGCAGCCCATCATCCCCGACGAGTCGTGGCAGACCATCACGGTCATGGTCCTCACGATGACCGCCGGCACCGTGTTTGTGATGTGGCTCGGCGAGCGCATCACTGAGCGCGGCGTCGGCAACGGCATGTCGCTGCTGATCTTCACGTCGATCGCCGCGGCCTTCCCGCAGAACATCTCCGCCATCTGGCACTCCTCGAACGGCCCCATGAACACGCTGCTCCTCGCGCTGCTGCTGTTCGTGGTCATCTCGGTTGTGGTGTTCGTGGAGCAGAGCCAGCGCCGCATCCCGGTGCAGTACGCCAAGCGCGTCGTCGGCCGCCGCACCCTTGGCGGTTCGTCCACCTACATCCCGTTGAAGATCAACATGGCTGGTGTTATCCCCGTGATCTTCGCCTCGTCGCTGCTGACGCTGCCTCAGGTCATCTCGCAGTTCTCGGGGCAGGACCCCGCCGACTGGGTGGTGTGGATGAACAACAACATCGCCGACCCCAAGTCGCCGTGGCACATGCTGCTGTACATCCTGCTGATCATCTTCTTCGCGTACTTCTACACGGCCATCACGTTCAACCCGGACCAGGTTGCCGACGACATGAAGAAGTACGGCGGCTTCATTCCCGGCATTCGCCCCGGAAAGCCGACGGCCGACTTCCTCGAGTACGTGCTGTCCCGCATCACCGCGGCAGGCTCGCTCTACCTGGCCATCGTCGCGCTCGCGCCCATGCTCGCATTCGTCATGATGGGGGTGTCCACGAACATCCCGTTCGGCGGCACGTCGATCCTGATTCTCGTCGGCGTGGGTCTCGACACGGTCAAGCGCATTCAGTCGCAGCTTGAGCAGCGCCACTACGAAGGGTTCCTCAAGTAA
- a CDS encoding adenylate kinase → MAPPGAGKGTQAARLAERYGIPAISTGDIFRANVKGGTELGQEAQKFMDAGQLVPDSVTNAMVRDRLAQPDAAAGFLLDGYPRTSDQAVELDAMLADLGTRLERAIELTADFDVVTERLLKRAELEGRSDDTEDVIRTRLEVYATATAPLTAYYSGRGLLVQVDGIGEVEDVTARIIAALS, encoded by the coding sequence TTGGCCCCCCCTGGAGCGGGCAAGGGCACTCAGGCGGCACGCCTCGCAGAGCGCTACGGCATCCCCGCGATCTCCACGGGAGACATCTTCCGCGCCAACGTCAAGGGCGGCACCGAGCTGGGTCAGGAGGCCCAGAAGTTCATGGACGCGGGCCAGCTGGTCCCGGACTCGGTGACGAACGCCATGGTGCGCGATCGCCTCGCTCAGCCCGACGCTGCGGCTGGCTTTCTGCTCGACGGTTACCCGCGCACTTCGGACCAGGCCGTTGAGCTCGACGCGATGCTCGCGGACCTTGGCACGCGGCTCGAGCGGGCAATCGAGCTCACCGCTGACTTCGACGTGGTGACCGAGCGCTTGTTGAAGCGCGCGGAGCTCGAGGGCCGTTCCGATGACACCGAAGACGTGATCCGCACGCGGCTCGAGGTCTACGCGACGGCGACGGCCCCACTTACCGCGTACTACTCGGGCCGTGGCCTCCTCGTGCAGGTGGACGGCATCGGCGAGGTCGAAGACGTCACCGCGCGCATCATCGCCGCGCTGTCCTGA